Proteins from a genomic interval of Dendropsophus ebraccatus isolate aDenEbr1 chromosome 6, aDenEbr1.pat, whole genome shotgun sequence:
- the LOC138794943 gene encoding carboxypeptidase B-like: MWTILLLASIAAVSAEPRSFHGEKVFRVFPQDYKHVELIKSFAENTKLDFWVPDNVDLVEAGKRVDFRAEGLVSYDIQALLEQSQIPYEILISDLQEALEKQRDSNIRAVHSYEKYNDLDTINAWSANIAAQNPGLVTRSVLGTSYEGRPIYLLKVGKSGKNKNAVFIDCGFHAREWISPAFCQWFVKEAVNSYGSGSQFDILLNNLDFYVLPVLNVDGYAFTWTTNRMWRKTRSANKNSSCVGTDPNRNFNAGWCTVGASSRACDETYCGTAPESEVETKALANFIRANIPSIKAYLTIHSYSQMLLFPYSYTYAISKDNTELNNVAKGAVEALTALYKTKYTYGPGGTTIYLAAGGSDDWAYDAGVKYSFTFELRDTGRYGFALPESQIKPTCEETMLAVKYIANYVQNNA; encoded by the exons ATGTGGACCATACTACTCCTTGCGAGTATTGCGGCTGTATCCGCCGAACCCAGAAGCTTTCATGG GGAGAAAGTTTTCCGGGTATTTCCACAGGACTACAAGCATGTAGAACTCATCAAAAGTTTTGCTGAGAACACAAAG CTCGACTTCTGGGTTCCAGACAACGTTGACCTTGTAGAAGCAGGCAAACGTGTAGATTTCCGTGCTGAAGGCCTTGTGTCCTATGATATTCAGGCTCTTCTGGAACAAAGTCAGATCCCCTATGA GATTTTGATCAGTGATCTCCAGGAGGCTTTGGAAAAGCAGCGTGATAGCAACATCCGTGCTGTACACAGCTATGAGAAGTACAATGATCTTGATACA ATTAATGCTTGGTCTGCTAACATTGCTGCTCAGAACCCAGGTCTGGTAACCCGTTCTGTGCTTGGAACCTCATATGAAGGCCGTCCTATTTACTTGCTCAAG GttggaaaaagtggaaaaaacaaGAATGCAGTGTTCATTGACTGTGGATTCCATGCAAGAGAATGGATCTCCCCTGCTTTCTGCCAGTGGTTTGTGAAGGAA GCTGTTAACTCTTATGGTTCTGGCTCACAATTTGACATCCTTCTCAACAATCTGGATTTCTACGTTCTTCCAGTCCTGAATGTTGATGGCTATGCATTTACCTGGACCACA AACCGTATGTGGAGAAAGACACGTTCCGCTAACAAAAATAGCAGCTGCGTTGGAACTGATCCCAACAGAAACTTTAATGCTGGATGGTGTA CTGTGGGGGCTTCCTCAAGAGCCTGTGATGAGACATACTGTGGCACTGCTCCTGAATCAGAGGTTGAAACCAAAGCCCTTGCTAACTTCATCCGTGCTAACATTCCTTCTATCAAGGCTTACCTGACCATCCATTCCTACTCGCAGATGTTGCTTTTCCCTTATTCCTACACCTATGCTATTTCCAAGGATAACACTGAACTG AATAATGTTGCAAAGGGAGCAGTCGAAGCCTTAACTGCCCTGTATAAAACCAAATATACCTATGGTCCTGGTGGAACCACAATCT ACCTGGCTGCCGGAGGTTCTGATGACTGGGCTTATGATGCAGGTGTAAAATACTCTTTCACTTTTGAGTTGCGTGACACTGGAAGATATGGCTTTGCTCTCCCCGAATCTCAGATAAAGCCTACTTGTGAAGAAACTATGCTGGCTGTGAAATACATTGCCAATTATGTCCAGAATAATGCCTAA